The following are from one region of the Candidatus Eisenbacteria bacterium genome:
- a CDS encoding T9SS type A sorting domain-containing protein yields the protein MNFRTPGFVLLLCLCGAGIVSGAVFTLDPFPGRFSASGGKVYESRAISFDWPADSVLETSSAFCAYRVWRSFHPSTDTTGFGGFMLLRQYMKKGTFFVIGDTLSWSFVGNLRAFVDPDSFWARKKIHIGGGDSTWVRVAVAGPHNGMPCYYAVTFTDALGTDHLVASHPRAVYAESPAKSDLQSVWVVPNPCRPDTPWNVGSQSKVQFVNLPQKATIKIYTPAGDHVRTLVHSSSTGGTTSWDLSNDSGRQVSSGIYLYLITTDAGEEIQGRFVIIR from the coding sequence ATGAACTTTCGAACCCCGGGCTTTGTCTTATTGTTGTGCCTCTGTGGCGCCGGAATTGTCTCCGGAGCGGTGTTCACCCTGGACCCGTTCCCCGGCAGGTTCTCTGCTTCAGGAGGGAAGGTCTATGAGAGCCGTGCCATTTCATTTGACTGGCCGGCGGATTCCGTTCTTGAAACATCATCTGCATTCTGCGCCTACAGGGTGTGGAGAAGTTTTCACCCAAGCACTGATACGACAGGTTTTGGCGGTTTCATGCTTCTGAGACAATACATGAAGAAGGGGACTTTCTTTGTTATTGGGGATACCCTCTCCTGGAGTTTCGTGGGAAATCTGAGGGCATTCGTTGACCCTGATTCGTTCTGGGCCAGGAAAAAAATACACATCGGTGGCGGGGATTCGACCTGGGTCAGAGTGGCTGTTGCAGGGCCTCACAACGGGATGCCTTGCTACTATGCGGTGACGTTCACAGATGCGCTTGGGACTGACCATCTCGTAGCATCACATCCCAGGGCGGTATATGCCGAGAGTCCCGCCAAGTCCGACCTTCAGAGTGTCTGGGTGGTCCCGAATCCATGCAGACCCGACACACCGTGGAATGTGGGCTCGCAGAGCAAGGTGCAGTTCGTGAACCTGCCCCAGAAGGCAACGATAAAGATTTACACTCCCGCAGGGGATCACGTGCGGACGCTTGTGCATTCAAGTTCCACGGGTGGCACGACGAGCTGGGATCTCAGCAATGACTCAGGGCGGCAAGTTTCGTCCGGCATTTACCTCTATCTCATAACTACTGACGCAGGGGAAGAGATACAGGGCAGGTTTGTAATAATAAGGTAA